GCTCCCCAACGAGAAGGCCGACCGCACCGCCCGTGGGTACGTGGCGCAGCACGCGGGCAAGTGGTGGATGGTGAACACCAGTGACACCCCGTGGCACGTGGTGGACGGGCCGTCCATCGGCCGCAATGCGTCACTCGAGCTCGTGAGCGGTCTCACGGTGCGCATCGGCGACGAATTGCCCGCGCGGGTGTTGCGCATCGGTACGCTGTAGGTTGCCGTAGCCCGTCGGGGGCGCCCCGTCGGCGCACCGACGTGGTGTCCCGTTCGTCTCCCCAGGTCATGTCCACTGCTTCGTCCACCGATGCCTTCGCTCGCGTTTGCGCCGCCCTCGTGACGGTGTGGCCGGGCATGGCGGATCCGGCCGCACCAACGCGCGCCGAGGTAGGGCGTGTGCTCGACGAGTGCGGCAGCGACTATCGGCCGCTGGTGGAACTGGTCATCGACCTGGGCCGTGTGGTGCGCCCGCCGCTGGCGTCGCTGCCGCCGCAGACCGCTGGCTCGTGGGTCCATGCACGGGCGCCGCTGGTGCACCGGCTGGTATCCACGCGCTATCTCCAGCCCGATGTGGCACGCTGGGCCGTGGACGTCTGGGGGCAGTTGCTTGGCATCGTGCCGTCGAGCGTCGTGGCCCCGCCGGCACTCGAGGCAGCCAGTGCGCCGGGGGCGACCGCGGCCGCGGGCGCGGCGGCCACCCGGCCTGCCCGTGCAACGGCACCCTCCGCTCACGTCGCCGCGCCTCAGCCACGCGTGCTCACGCCGCAGCAGGTACCGGCGGCCCTCAAGCAGACGCCAAGCTGGGCCGGCGGCCCGGTGTCCTTCCGGGTAGGGCAGAAGCCCAAGGCCGCCACACTCGCGGCGATGGCCCAGAGCGGCCGGGTGGTGGTGCGCGGCGCGCCGGTCTCCGGGCCGCGTTTTCAGCCGGCGGAGCGGCGAGCGGCGCTGATTCTGGCAGTGCTGCTCGTGATGATTACCATCGGGCTGCGCAACGCCTTGCGGAACCGCCCCGATGTCACCACGCCGGTGGCCGCCGTTCCGGTGGCCGCCTTTCCAGTGGCCGCCGTTCCGGTGGGCGAGGGCGCACCGGCACCTGCCGCCCCTGCCCCCGCCGTGAAAGCGGGCGCGGCAGCGGCAGCAGCGCCTCCGGTGGACACCAACGCGGAGGCCTCACCGGAAGCGCGCGATCGGCTCGCCATGCCGGGCGGGAACGCCTTCCCGCCCGACCTTCCGGTGCGCGAAACCGGTGTGGCGGGGCGCTACGTGGTCAGGCAGCGCGTACGCGATGTGAGCGGCAGCACCAGTTGCGACGCCGTGGCTCAGGCCCTCGCGAGCGGGCGCGAATCGGAGGAGCGCGTGGTGCACACGCCCGGAGCGCCCACCTTCGTCCTGAGCACACGGCGCGTGGCAGGAACGCTCGACCGCGACGGCACGTTTGTCTCGGAACCGCGGGCCGGCACCACGAACAACGTGAACTGGCGCTTCCAGATGCGCGGCCGGTTCGGGCCGGATGGCTTCACCGGGGAGAGCGTAACTCACACCGATGCCATTCTCCGTTGGGGCAAGATTCAGACGTGTGTCGTGACTGCCGACCTGACCGGGCGCCGACGCCTGCCGTGAGGGGCGCGGGGGCGTGATGGGCTCGCCCCTCGATCCCCGGGTGCGCATGCGTGATGCGCTGCGCACCCTCGTCGACGAGAGCCCTGCCCACTGGGACGCGCCCTCGCTGTTCGTGCTCCGCAACCGGTTGCTCGATCACACCGGGAGTGATGCGCGCCCCCTGGCCGAATTCCTCATCGAAGCGCTGCGACGCGGCTGGCGCGACCGGTTGCCGTCGGGCGCGGTGGATACCGGGCGCTTCGACGCCATGGTTGCCCCCTTCGTGCTGCAATGGAGCAGCGAACGGTTCGTGCAACCCGAGATGGCCCGGTGGGCGGTGGAGTCGTGGGCGTACGCGTTGCGGGTCATCGACGAGTCGCAGGTACGCGTGGCCCCGCCCCCCAAGCGCGAGTCCATGGCGGCGATGGCCGCGCGGCTCAACGCCGGTGCGGCGGTCGCGGGCGCGCAGGCCGCACAGGCGGCGCGGGCCGTGGCCGCCGCCATGGCCGGCACGCCAGCAGCCGCTGCTCCAGGACCGCGTGCGCGCGGCGGCGCCGGAATGGCCAGCAAAGGGCTCCAGCAGCCCGCTGGAGCCCGCGGAACGCCGCGCAGCACCGTTGCCCCTCCCGCGCGCTTCAATCCGTCCTACACGCCGCGAACGCGCTCTGGAGGCGGTGGGAGCAGTGTGCCCGCGTGGCTTCCCAAGGCGCTCTTCGCCACCATCTGCGTCATGGCGCTGGGGATCGTGACGCGCGTGGCCGTGGTCACTGTGACCGGCGATACGCCGGGGGACGAGCTGGTGGCACAGGCCGCGGCGGGCGCCGCGCCCCCCGGTCAGCCGGCGAGGCTCTCCGGCGCGCCGGCCAACAGCCCGTCGGCGGCAATGTCGGCGCCCATGCCCTCGCTCGAGGACACCGAGGTGACACGTCCGCTCGTCTCCACCGCCGATGTGCCGGGTGAGCCGGTGAGGCGTTCCGCTGGCCTGTCCCTGCCGGGCGGCGCCGTCGCCACCGGAGCGGGGGGCTTCCCCACCGTGCCCGACCGGCGGCTTCCCACCGGCGCCGATCCCACCAGTGCGCGCACCGTGTCACCGGCGCTCACCGGCGGCGTGACGATTCTCGCGCCGGAGAAGCCGGGCGTCCCCTCCATTACGCGCGGGCTGCTGGCGACCGGCGCCGACAGTGGGCGCATGGTCTTCGTGCAGCCGGCACGTCGCGCCGCCGGCGAAGGGCGTCGCATGCAGACCCCGTCCTCGGCCACGCCCATCACCTACGACGAATTGCACTTCGTGAGCGGCGAGACGATGCGCGGGCGGGTGGATGTGGTGCGCGCCGGCACGGTGATCTTCCGCGACATGCGCACGGGGCTGCGTCACGAGTACCGCAAGGACGACATCGCCGAGATCATCACCGAGTTCGGCACCGTGGTGCGCTTCCGCGCGGAACGCGCCACCGCCACGGCGGCCCGCGGGCCGGGAAAGCCCCCCACCCTGGGGGCTGCGGGCGCCAGGGCCGCGGAGAGGAGCGCACCCGCGAGCGGGGTGCGTGCCCGCGGCGTGGCGGGCCGGTATCGCATTCGGTACGCCGCGGCTTCCGCGGTGGGCTCGCCCGAATGCACGCAGGTGTGGACCCGCCCCCCCAACGCCGAGGACATTGCCGTGGTCACGCACCTGCCGGGGGCGGACACCCTCGCCGTGGCGTTTCAGGGGGGCGACCTCTTCCCCTCGAACGTGGACCCCGACGGCTACTTCGCCAGCACCTTCCGCATTGTGCCCGATCAGGCGCGCACCATGACGGCGCTCACGACGCGGTTGAACGGGCGATTCGACGCGGGCGGTGCGCTCGATCTCACGGTGAACATCGTGTTCTACCGGCGCCTGCGCACGGGCGAAATGACGTGCAACGTGACCGTCAAGGCGGCGGGGCAGCGCGAGAAGTGAGGGGCGAGACGCGAGCGGTGCGTGGGAGCGTTGAGTCCGCAGGCAACGAGTTGAGCCCGGATCGCCGTGAGAATTGAGCGGCCTCGCGGTGAGAGTTGAGTACCTCAATTCTCGCTGCTGGAACCCTCAACTCTCACGGCGATCCGGGCTCGACGCTCCGCCTGCCGGCTCAACTCCCCGGCTCGTCTCTCAGATCGCAGCTCTCAGCTCTCAGCGTACCGGCACGAAGGGCGGGGCCACGGTCGGTCCCGGTCCCGGCTTCTCCTTGAGCAGGTTGTCGAAGCTTTCGATCTGCGTGGGGCCGAAGCTGGTGATCGTGACCTGCTGGCGGGTGGCATCATCGTGCAGCACGAGGCGGCCGTCGGTATAGCGCACGAGGCGGAAGGGCGCAGTCGCCCCAACACCGGCGGCCCGGCGGCTGCGGGTGAGCGCGCGCAGCGCCCCACGCAGGAAGCCGTTGCTGCCGGGCGCCAGCACCACCGCGACCTTGTTGGTCGTGGCGTCGATGACGGTGATGCCCTGATTGGGTGCATCCTCGAAACGCAGCGACCGTTCGATGAGGACGGTGGTGGGCACTTCGCGGAACGCGCCGAAGCCGAAGAAGCGGGCGGCAATGGCGAGAGCAAAGACGGTGGCGATGAGGAGCCCCGCCATTTGCAGCGCCGGCTTGGGCACGACGAGCGGTGGGGCGCCCCCTGGACGTTCTCCCGGTTCCGGCTCGAAGATGATGCCCGGCTGTTGCTGGTTCACGCTACACGCTCGCCGGCGAGGGCATGCCCAGTCCGCTGTTCATGCGCTCGGCGGGGCCACTGCGCTCCACCCGCGTGTCCGCGTCGGCCTCGGCGAAGTCGGCCACGGCGCGCGAGAGAATCTGCGCCACGCGCTGCGGCTCCTCGAGTCCGCGCAACACCGGCTCGGGGTGCGTGAAGCGGAAGACGCGGCAGTGCGGCCAGAGCGCGATGTACGCAATGCGGCTCCCCTTCTGCAGCGTCATGGTGACCTGCCCGGTGCCATCCTTGAAGGTGCCGACCCCGGCCGATTCGAGCAGCTTGAAGGGGATATTGATGGACATGGGGAAGGCCATGCCCACGCGCATCACCACGCGGTGGGTGGTGATGGCATACCACGACGTGGTGGCGACGGCGCGCGAGAGCCCGAGCGCCGCCAGCATCACGAACGCCGCCAGCGCCACGCGGACCACGGCGCTGGCCACGTACACCTCGCTCCCCGGCTCGTGCTCGGTGGAGATGGCCCAGAGGGCGAGCATCGCCGCGAAATACGCCGCCACGAGACGCCAGTGGAACACGTGCGTGGCCACCGACTTCATGGACGGCGCTCCCTCCCACAGCAACCGCTCGCCGTCGGGGAGCGGGTGCGGCACGCCACGAATGTATTGTGGCGCCGCTGGCGCCGTTGGCGTGCCGCCTTCCAACTGGCTCATAATCAGATGATCGGCTGCGAGCGTTCGGCGAACGCGTACATGTGACCACCGGCGTAGTACGCGCCGATACGATCTTCCTCGAGCAGCGTGATCTGGTCGTCACGCTTGGTGGCCGGCACGTTGGCGAACTGGGCGGCAGTGATCGACTTCACCAGCAGCTTGTCGTTGCCCCAGAGGCCGAGGTTGGGCCACTGTACGTATCCGACCGGCAACAGCACCCGCCGCTCGGCGTTGGCGAGCTGCACTTCGTAATACGAGACCTGCGGCTCCGAGCGGTTCACCCACAGGTCGATCACCGTGCCGGCCACCTGCTTGTCGGCGGCGATCACGGGAAGCCCGCGCGGATCGGGATCGCCCTTGGCCACCGAGTAGGTGGGATCGAGGCGCATCGGCACGATCTTGGGCGAACCATGATACGTGAGATCGGGTTCGTCGCGGCGATCAGTGGCCCACGCGGCCGGCCCGACCCCGTCGATCATCGGGTCACCCGTGGGCACGATGGGCGAGCCGTTGTAATTGTCGGCTGGTACGAACTTGACGTCGGACATCAGTGCGCGCCCTCGCTGTGATCGCGGTGGATGTAGGTCTTCTTCGCGCCGGGCTTCGGCCACCCTTCACGCGGCCCCTGCGGCGACTCGAGCGGATAGCCCTCGCGCTTGTCTTCGCGGCGGAGATAGATGATCAGGCCGAAGAAGAACAGCCAGAACGCATACAGCGCGATCTGGGCACCATCGATGTACTCCATCATGAGACGGCTCCGGTGCGGAGGGTTACCGATCAGGCCGGAATATCGGCGAGACCGAATGAACGACGGGAATTTACAGCATCCTGAACCGGCTCGCGCCGGAGCAGGGAGAACAACGGAATGAGCGTCGCCAGCAGCACGACGACTTCCGTGAGGTACACCATGGTATAGGGCGCGGCAGGACTCGTGATGCCGGCCCCCAGCGCCCCCCGGCTTACCAGGTGGGACAGCCAATCCTTGGCGATGCCGCTCACGGCGAAAGACAGGCCCTCCGCGGTGGCGAACACCGCCCCCCACGCGCCCAGCGCGATGCCGTGCTGCGACGCATCACGGATGTTCATGGCGTAGGACAGCGTCCCCACCCCGAACAACCCTTCCCCGAAACCGATCATCATGACGCCGACGCGGAAAAGAAACGCCGACTTGGCGAGGCTGGCGGCCGCAATGAGGGCAAACCCCAGAATGCCCACGATCGCCCCGTGCGACGCCAGCTTGATGGGATCGGTGTTGGCCCGCATGACGTTGGCCGACCAGGCGAAGGCAATGACCGCGCCGAAGGCCATGATGGCCGTGAGCGCCGTCGTTTCGGCCACGGTGAACTTGAGGATTTCCCCGCCGTACGGCTCGAGCAGCACGTCCTGCAGGTTGAAGGCAAAGAACCCGAGCCCCGACGCCAGCAGCAGGCGCACGGCCTGGCCCCCTTCGCTGAAGGTACGCCAGGCATCGCGGAACATCGGTCGCCGTTCCCCCTTCTGGTACTCCACGACCCCACGCACCCGCACTTCCTGCTTCCAGAGCGAGAAGGCGTTGCACACCACCGTGAAGACCGCCGTGCCCTGAATGACCTGGATGAGCGTGAACGGCGTGAAGTTCTGCAGCAGCCGTTCCAGCACCAGAGCGCTTACCAGCGTCCCCATGAGCATCATGAGGTACATGAGCGCAATGACGCGCGGCCGCTTGTCCTCGTCGACGATATCGGTGGCCAGCGCCAGCCCCGCCGTCTGCGTGGTGTGGGCACCGGCGCCGACAAGCAGAAAGGCCAGGCCGGTCCCGGCATAGGCCACCCACAGCGGGGCGCGGCCGCCCCCTTCCGACAGCACGAGCAGCGCGAAGGGCATGATGGCCAACCCGCCAAACTGCATCTGTGTGCCCAACCACAGATAGGGTACCCGCTTCCACCCCAGAATGCTCTTGTGCGTATCCGACTTGAAGCCGACCAGGGCACGGAAGGGCGCGACGAGCAGCGGAATGGCGAGCATGATCGCCACCAGCGACGCGGGCACCCCGAGTTCGAGGATCATCACGCGGTTGAGCGTGCCCACGAACAGCGTCTGCACCATGCCCACCGACAGCTGGAACAGCGACAGCCGCAGGAGGCGGGACAGCGGGACGTCGTTCGTGGCCACGTCGGCGAACGGCAGGTACTGGCTGCCCACGTTGCGCCAGACATTGACGATCCGATCGGA
The DNA window shown above is from Gemmatimonas sp. and carries:
- the puhC gene encoding photosynthetic complex assembly protein PuhC; protein product: MNQQQPGIIFEPEPGERPGGAPPLVVPKPALQMAGLLIATVFALAIAARFFGFGAFREVPTTVLIERSLRFEDAPNQGITVIDATTNKVAVVLAPGSNGFLRGALRALTRSRRAAGVGATAPFRLVRYTDGRLVLHDDATRQQVTITSFGPTQIESFDNLLKEKPGPGPTVAPPFVPVR
- the puhB gene encoding photosynthetic complex putative assembly protein PuhB, whose protein sequence is MSQLEGGTPTAPAAPQYIRGVPHPLPDGERLLWEGAPSMKSVATHVFHWRLVAAYFAAMLALWAISTEHEPGSEVYVASAVVRVALAAFVMLAALGLSRAVATTSWYAITTHRVVMRVGMAFPMSINIPFKLLESAGVGTFKDGTGQVTMTLQKGSRIAYIALWPHCRVFRFTHPEPVLRGLEEPQRVAQILSRAVADFAEADADTRVERSGPAERMNSGLGMPSPASV
- a CDS encoding BCD family MFS transporter, with product MASASDRIVNVWRNVGSQYLPFADVATNDVPLSRLLRLSLFQLSVGMVQTLFVGTLNRVMILELGVPASLVAIMLAIPLLVAPFRALVGFKSDTHKSILGWKRVPYLWLGTQMQFGGLAIMPFALLVLSEGGGRAPLWVAYAGTGLAFLLVGAGAHTTQTAGLALATDIVDEDKRPRVIALMYLMMLMGTLVSALVLERLLQNFTPFTLIQVIQGTAVFTVVCNAFSLWKQEVRVRGVVEYQKGERRPMFRDAWRTFSEGGQAVRLLLASGLGFFAFNLQDVLLEPYGGEILKFTVAETTALTAIMAFGAVIAFAWSANVMRANTDPIKLASHGAIVGILGFALIAAASLAKSAFLFRVGVMMIGFGEGLFGVGTLSYAMNIRDASQHGIALGAWGAVFATAEGLSFAVSGIAKDWLSHLVSRGALGAGITSPAAPYTMVYLTEVVVLLATLIPLFSLLRREPVQDAVNSRRSFGLADIPA